In a genomic window of Methanosarcina horonobensis HB-1 = JCM 15518:
- a CDS encoding CBS domain-containing protein produces the protein MVDDPKRDTDTDRGRDIDIHRAASTTSEIDADRARGSGIHSRELEREISVSEVMNKAVIVMDIESNIPSIAKEMASRDAGSVIITENGKAMGIITERDLVKGIVAEDKRPSEVNASEVLSSPLITVEPATSVIKASQIMLRANIKRLPVLENDTIVGMVSNTDILMIAPGLNTVLKDLIDMNREALLSIPSIEEISESEEFSTGVCESCNVFSYDLKFVDGRYLCGNCRQEEGEDYE, from the coding sequence ATGGTAGATGATCCTAAAAGGGATACAGATACTGACAGGGGGAGAGATATTGATATTCACAGGGCGGCTAGCACTACGAGTGAAATAGATGCCGATAGAGCGCGAGGTTCTGGTATTCATAGTAGAGAACTTGAAAGAGAGATCTCGGTTTCTGAAGTCATGAATAAAGCAGTTATAGTAATGGATATCGAATCAAACATTCCTTCTATTGCAAAAGAAATGGCAAGTCGTGATGCAGGAAGCGTTATCATCACGGAAAATGGGAAGGCAATGGGGATCATAACTGAAAGAGATCTCGTAAAAGGTATCGTTGCAGAAGACAAAAGACCAAGTGAAGTGAATGCGAGCGAAGTTCTTTCCAGTCCACTGATAACTGTGGAACCTGCAACCAGCGTGATTAAAGCTTCGCAGATCATGTTGAGAGCCAATATAAAAAGACTGCCAGTTTTAGAAAATGATACAATAGTCGGAATGGTCTCAAATACGGATATTTTAATGATAGCACCCGGGCTCAACACTGTCCTCAAAGATCTCATTGACATGAACCGGGAAGCTCTCCTTTCCATTCCCTCAATTGAAGAAATTTCAGAGTCAGAAGAATTCAGTACAGGAGTATGTGAGTCGTGCAATGTTTTTTCATATGATCTTAAGTTTGTGGACGGCAGATACCTATGCGGAAATTGCAGGCAGGAGGAAGGAGAGGATTACGAGTGA